The proteins below come from a single Candidozyma auris chromosome 3, complete sequence genomic window:
- the DUT1 gene encoding bifunctional dITP/dUTP diphosphatase has translation MTTEKKQKVDDDLKVFLRSERAKVPTKGSALAAGYDLYAAEEAVITAHGQGLVATDISIIVPAGTYGRVAPRSGLAVKHGISTGAGVIDADYRGEVKVVLFNHSEKDFEIKAGDRIAQLVLERIVNAEISVITQEELDNTDRGEGGFGSTGKN, from the coding sequence ATGACCACCGAGAAAAAGCAGAAAGTTGACGACGACCTCAAAGTCTTTTTACGCTCAGAAAGAGCAAAGGTGCCAACTAAGGGTTCTGCATTGGCGGCGGGTTACGATCTTTACGCGGCTGAGGAAGCCGTGATCACAGCTCATGGCCAGGGTCTCGTGGCAACTGACATCTCTATTATTGTGCCAGCTGGTACCTATGGTAGAGTTGCTCCAAGGTCTGGCTTGGCGGTCAAGCACGGCATTTCCACTGGTGCCGGTGTCATTGATGCTGACTATAGGGGTGAAGTGAAAGTCGTTCTTTTCAATCACTCCGAGAAGGACTTTGAGATCAAAGCAGGTGACCGCATAGCTCAATTGGTTTTGGAGCGCATTGTCAATGCTGAGATTTCTGTAATTACTCAGGAAGAGTTGGATAACACAGAtagaggagaaggaggttTTGGT